The genomic region GTTTCGTCAGGATGCCGCGGTACCCGCGCGCGTCCGGACACGCGCATTCACACACGAACGAAGAAGGGCTCTATATGACTGAGTTGAAGGCAGACGTCGTCAACGGCATCGACTTCAAGGTCGCCGACCTGTCGCTGGCCGAGTTCGGCCGCAAGGAGATCCGCCTGGCCGAGCACGAGATGCCCGGCCTGATGGCGCTGCGCCGTGAGTACCACGACGTGCAGCCGCTCAAGGGCGCGCGCATCTCCGGTTCGCTGCACATGACCGTGCAGACCGCGGTGCTGATCGAGACGCTGGTGGCCCTCGGCGCCGAGGTCCGCTGGGCGTCCTGCAACATCTTCTCCACCCAGGACCACGCCGCCGCGGCCGTCGTCGTCGGCCCGCACGGCACCCCGAAGAGCCCAAGGGCATCCCGGTGTTCGCGTGGAAGGGCGAGACCCTGGAGGAGTACTGGTGGGCCGCCGAGCAGATGCTCACCTGGCCGGGCGAGCCCGCCAACATGATCCTCGACGACGGCGGTGACGCCACCATGATGGTGCTGCGCGGCGCCCAGTACGAGAAGCAGGGCGTCGTGCCGCCCGCCGAGGACGACGATCCGGCGGAGTGGAAGGTCTTCCTGGCCACGCTGCGCAAGACCTTCGAGACCGACAAGAACAAGTGGACGAAGATCGCCGAGTCGGTCAAGGGCGTCACCGAGGAGACGACGACCGGTGTGCTGCGGCTGTACCAGTTCGAGGCCGCCGGCGAGCTGCCGTTCCCGGCGATCAACGTCAACGACTCGGTCACCAAGAGCAAGTTCGACAACAAGTACGGCACCCGCCACTCGCTGATCGACGGCATCAACCGCGGCACCGACGTGCTGATCGGCGGCAAAAAGGCGCTGGTCTGCGGCTACGGCGACGTCGGCAAGGGCTGCGCGGAGTCGCTGGCCGGGCAGGGCGCCCGCGTCGCGGTCACCGAGATCGACCCGATCAACGCGCTGCAGGCGCTGATGGACGGCTTCGACGTGGTCACCGTCGAGGACTTCATCGGTGAGGCCGACATCGTCATCACCGCGACGGGCAACAAGGACATCATCACGCTCGAGCACATGAAGGCGATGAAGAACCAGGCCATCCTGGGCAACATCGGCCACTTCGACAACGAGATCGACATGGCCGCGCTGGAGCGGTCGGGCGCCAAGAAGCTCAACATCAAGCCGCAGGTCGACCTGTGGACCTTCGAGGACGGCAAGTCGATCATCGTGCTGTCTGAGGGCCGCCTGCTGAACCTGGGTAACGCGACCGGCCACCCGTCGTTCGTGATGAGCAACAGCTTCTCCAACCAGGTGATCGCCCAGATCGAGCTGTGGACCAAGAACGACGAGTACGACAACGCGGTCTACCGCCTGGCCAAGCACCTCGATGAGAAGGTCGCGCGCATCCACGTCGAGGCTCTCGGCGGCAAGCTGACCAAGCTCACCAAGGAGCAGGCGGAGTACATCGGCGTCGACGTCGAGGGTCCGTACAAGCCGGAGCACTACCGCTACTGAGGCCCTTTAGGTTCTGGTTCGAGACTGCGGACAGATCGTCACCAGCCCGGAAACGGGCGATCTGTCCGCAGTTTCGGCGTCTATGGGTCTGGATAGATCTGGATAGGATCGTTGAGTGACCTCACCGCCGTTGCCCGACCATCCCGATGCCCTGATCGGTCACGCGCAGGCCATGCTGGAGCGTAACGACTTTCACGGGGCGGCGATGGCGGCGCATGCGGCGCTGGCGAGGGTGCCGGGCAGTGAGCACGCCCAGCGCATCTACGCGTTCGCGCTGAACGGGCAGGGACGCACCGCCGAGGCGCTGCAGGTGGCGTGGCGGTCGGTCACCGAGCATCCGCAGGTGTACCTCGCGCACCACGCATACGCGCGGCTGCTGTTGTCCGCGGGGCAGCCGCAGCAGGCGCTGACGGCGGCCAACGAGGCGTTGCGGCTCAATCCCGCCGCGGCCGACAACTGGGTGCTGCGCGGGGACGTCTACCGGGCGCTGAACTGGTGGGACCCGGCGGAGGCCGACTACCGCGAGGCGCTGCGACTGCAGCCCGACAACGCGGCCGCGCTGAACAACCTCGCGGCCAACCGGTTACAGCGCGGCGGTACCCGCGGGGTGATCGACGGGTTCGTCGGTGCGGGCCGGCTCGACCCCGAGGCGGCGGAGGTGGCGCATTACAACATCGGTGCCGCGCTGACGAAGTGGCTGCGGCTGGCGAACACGTGCGTGATCTTCCTGTTCGTGGCCGCGGGTGTGACGGCGGTGCTGCACGACGAGGGCAAGCCGACCGTGATCCCGAGGATCATCGCCGGCCTGATCGCCGTGGTATTCGCGGCGGTACTCGTCTGGATCGTGCGGCGCGTGCCGTGGCCGACGTTGCGCGCGGTGGTGGGGCAGCGGAAGATGCTGGCCGCGCGAATGTTGTTCCTGGTCCTCGCGGTTGTCGCCGGCCTGGGCATCTCGGTGTTCGGACCGAGCACGGTGGCCAGCGCGCTGACTGTCCTGCTGCTGCCGGGCGTCATCGTGATGACACTGATCAGGTGGTTCACCCCGTACTGACCGGGGCGGGTTGGGTTGGGTTCACCGCATGAGGTACGTGTAGTAGTTGCCGATGCGCTCGAGGGCCTTGGGGGACAGGTCGGGGTGTCTTGCGTGCATCTCTGCCTCGACATAGTCGCCGGCGTCGTTGAGCGTCATGCGCGACCAGTCAGGGCGAATGCTCATGGCCTCATCGAGTAGACGGCGCACGAGCGCTCTGGCGGCCGGCGCGTGGTCGGGGCCGAAGAACTCGTCGAACTCGGCGTCGTTGCTGCCCGGATAGTGTTTGAGAAACAGTGTGAGAGCTTGGCTCGCGTCGATACCGGAGTTCGCCGCAACCGGGGCAGGCGCCTCGATCACATCGCGTCCGAGGAGAACCCAGTCATCGGCGTCGTTGACGACTCGGACACCCGGTATCGCGGGGTTGTTCTTGATCATGTCGACAAGCTGTTCCCACTTGATTCCGCCGTACCGGATGCCGGGACGGTTTCGTGTCGTGTAGGTGAGGACCCACCCGTCCCGACCGGCGGCGGGGGAGGTCACCATGACAGGCGAACCGTCTGCGGAATCGGCGAGGTGAAGATAGATCTCCCTTCCGCGAAGCTGCGTCATCACCGGCTCATACCAGTGCTCGGAGTCCGTTCCCGCGGCTCCGGAGATCGCGCTCTCGAGGTCACCTTCGACGACCACCGGATCCGGGATCCGGTCGGCTTCGGGAACCGAGAGGTCCGCCAGGATCACCGGAATCTGGTCACGCGAAATCGGTACCGTCTCGTTTCTCATGTTCGCGATGACCAACCAGTCCGGACGGACAGTCTCATACGCCGTCCGCAGGATGTCCGACCACTTCGCGGCCAGGAATCGGTCGGGCAGATCAGGGTGGCGCCTCGAGGTGTACACGACCATCGCTGAACTGCCGTCGTCGAGTCGGCGCAGCCGGGTGGAGACCACAGGTTGGCCGTCGACCTCGGTCTTGGAGCCCACGTAGTACAACGTCACGCCGTCGAGTGCTCGGAACAGTTCGAGCCGCGCGTGACCCGAACCCGTCTCCCGCGCGGCGGCCGAGAAGATGCGCGCTCGCTGTTCTTTGTCGGTCATGAAGGGGTCCTAAAGTGAGTGGTGCCACAGGATAGTGCGGTATCGGCGGGTTGTTGACTACCAGTCATTATCGTCATCGTCCACTTCGGGCCACGGGTACTTATGAAGAAATTCCTTCGTATCCCGGTGATAGATGCCGTGTACGTCGAAGACCCTGTGGTCCCAATAGCCAAGACACGCAGCAAAATCCACGGCACCCATATTTGGCTTGAGAAGCTCGCTGAGCGTCGTGGGGCGGTCCACGGTGCGGGGCGTGCCTGACAACGTCAGGTCAGCAGGCGGAAAGAGCGTGTAGTTGGGCATCTCTTCGCCTGGGTAGTAGGTCTTCTTGAACACCCGCGAGGTGTCTCCGCCAGACTCGATGAGATTTCCCAGAGAGTTCGAGATTTGTGAGCCGTGCTCGGCGTACACGGTCAACGAGGTGCCTTCCGGAACCCGGAAGGTCTTGTTCTCGGCGAAGTAGTCGCCGTGTCCGCTCAGCTTGTAGCGGTTGTCCGAGCCTATCGCATCCTCGGTACGCCCATCGGACCTGGGCGGCTGATGTTCGTCGTGTGCCCGCGTGTGGTGGTCGTCCGCTCGTGTGTCAAGGTCTCGACCGTCAGCGGTGTCCCTCGACCCGTCTCGGGCAGGTTGAGTCACGTGCGTTTCACTCGGCGGTCTCGCGAAGAGTTCGGTGGTCCCGCCGGTATCCGGATCGATCTGGATGATGCGGTTGACCGCGGGGTTCTCGACCAGGCGTGGGATCTCAACTGTCTGCCAGATATTTCCCGGACGCAGATCGACTCCGATGACGGCAGTCACGTTGCCGCGAGCGTTCTGCGCGTAGGCCGCTGAAGCATCCTCCCAGAACCTGACCGATTCGGGATCATGGCGATTCCACGCCGGTAGGGGGCTGACTCCGTTGCGTTCGAGCAGCATTTCGAGGGTGGTCCCGCCGTTGTTCTCGGCGATTCGTTCGGCGATTCCCGAACCGCTCGGTCCGACGCCTACTCCGTTAGCGTCCCGTCCCGACCAGTAGTGAGCCGTGTCTGGTTCGGTCCTCGTCAGATGCAGGAGTTCCTGATACGACGGGAGCCTGCCCGGAACGTAGTGTCCGTTCTCGTCAAGCCGCGGGTTGTACTCGAAATCGCCTGTTCTACTACTCAAGTCGCGATCGACATCACGAACCGAATCCGTCTGTGCAGATTCGCCCCGGGGTGCCAATTGGCGTCCGGCGTCGCCGGGGTCGGTGACCGCCCTGGGAACAGTCGACTGTTGCGTCGGTACTGCCGGTGTGCTCCCCGGGGCCGGTCCGGCGGCGCCGGGGTGGGTGGTCCGTTGCTCCGGACTCCGCGTGGACATGTCGGGTGCAGTCGATCTTGCTGCGGGGGAGTGGCTTTCGCCGCCACCGTGTACCACACCGGGGGTATGGGGTGCGGGCGGTGCGACCGGGCCGCCCATAGTCGACGCCATCATCGGCGCCATCGCGGGCGGCTGAGCTTCACGGCCGGGCGCGCTGTTGCGCTCAGAAGCAGGAGAGCTCTCGGTGGTTCCGCTGTGCGTGGGCCGCTGGTAGCCATCGTCGGTCGCCGGTCGGTGGTGCTCCGCCGGCGGCGCAGGGGCGTCGGCAACCGGCGGTGCCGGGTTGTCGGCAACCGCAGCGCCGCCGTGCGGGGTCGGCGACTGCGTCGGGGTGTGGGCCTTCTCGCCGACGGGATCGTGAACCGGTTGCGATACCGAATGCTCTGCAGCCCCGAGTCTTTCGTGTGGCGCGGCGGGCATGGCTGGGTCGGCGGCGCGCTCGGGGATGTGATCGATCCTGGGTGGTGCCGCGGCGTCGGCTGGGTTGCCCCGGGTGACCGAGTCACCGACCGGCGGAGATGTCGAGTGAGTCGGACCCGGATCGCCGGGGCCGACCGGTCGCTGCGGGGGATCCGGAGGGGGGCCGTCACCGCCACCGACCGGGCCGGAGGCACCCGGGTTGTCAGGCCTCGGTGCGGGAGGATCCGGTGGCCGGACCGGGGTTTGAGTACCACCCTGGTGCGACGGGTCGTCCGTCCTGTGCGGCGGGTTGAAGTCGACGACGGAGTCGGGGATCCGATTCTGTGGGCTCTCCGGCACGTCGGGCACCCGTGTTCCCGTGACGGTCCGATCTGGGTCTGCGCCCTGGCGGCCTGTGGGCAGATCGAACGATGGGGTGTCGGACTTGCCGAAAACCTTGCGGGCCTTGGTGATACCTTTGGCGACAGTGCCACCCTTGGCCAGTGGTCCGCCCGGAGCGAACAGGCTGGCCACGTTGAAGCCCGCCTCTCCCAGGCCGCGGCCCGGGTTGTCTCCGGTCCACTGGTCCCAGGCCACGAACTCCTTGAGCACCTCCCTGCCGACATCGTCGATCAAGGTGGGGTCTCTGATGACCGATAAAGCGGTCTCGCCGATGCCTTTCCAGGTGTCGAGGTCGGCGAAGGCCACCGTTCCGGCCACCGTGTTGATCACGCCGTTGAGCACGCCGGTTGCCACATCGGTGCGGAACTTGATGAAATCCGAGATTGCACCACCGACCTGGTCGCCGAGGAGTTCACGCAGGTTTCGGTCAGCCCACTTCTGGAACTTGGTCACGGTGTCGTTGAGCGTGTCCTTGAGCTGTTCCAGCAGTCCGACGAGACCCTTGACCTGTCGTTGCGAGTTCTCCAGCACCTCGCGGACATCCCGGGCGACCTCTTTGATGATGTCGAGGCCCTCGCCGGTGAAGATGCCCTTCACCGTGTCGATGATCCCGCCGGCGGACGTGAGGCGATCCAGCAGTCGGCGCACCGCGTCCTGGGTGTCCTGGACGTTCTGTGCGAATTCTTCGAGTTTGGTGGCGATGTCCTGCGCCATGGTGGACAGGTCCGCGGCACCGTCGGCGAGGTCGTCGAGTGCCTGGAGTATCTGGTCACGCTCCGGGATTCGCTGCGTCGACACCGCGGTCTTCGCGCCCTTGACGAGATTCGACAGAGCCGAGAACCCGGTCGCCAGATTTCGCCACTGCGCCGCGGTCAGGCGCAGCATCGGCGGGTTGCCCGTCGGCCAGGCGAAGGGGCCGAGAAACGGCAGCAGGACACCGAACGTCGGCGGGGGCGCAACGATGCCGGCGTTCGGGCTGTGGCGGGCCTCCACGGGGGTCGTCTCGCTGACGTCGTCGGTGACACCGCCGGTGGCGCCGCCCCCGCCGATCGTCGACACCGCGTCCGCGTTCGCATAGTTGTGGCCGGTCACCTGCAACTTGATCCCGACGAACTTGAACGAGTTCGCGCCGGCAGCCACCGCGTCGGAGAACGTCTGCGTGAGGTCGCCGTACTCCAACGCCATGTTCAATCCGGCGGGGTCCCAGCCTGAGGTGATCCCGCTCGACAACATTGGTCCGAGCGCACCCATGAGCGCGTCGAACTGCTTGCCCAGCGAGGTCATGCTCTCGCCGGCGCCGATGAGTAGGCGGGGATCGACCTCAATGCGGATACCGGCAACGCCGCCACCGCCAGTGGCAGATGGCACTAGCCGGCCCACATTTCGGCGTTCTTGGCGACGGCGTCGGTGTAATTCGATCGTGCGGTCTGGGCAACCTTCTGCAGCTGCGACAGCGCCTCGCGCATCTGCTCGGCGCCTTCCCGCCACTGTGCCTGTGCCTGCGCCTGCGCGTCGGCGGCGTCACCGTGCCAGGACTGCTGCAACGACGCCATCGTCCGGTCAATGTGCTCCAGTGCGCTGGTCACCTCCCGCCCGAAGCTGGCCATATGCGCGATGGCGTCCTGCATCTGCTGGAAGTCGACCACCAGCGGGGCGCCGCTGTTGCTACTGGGCATCGTCGGCCCGCGTGCGCATCGTGGGTTCAGGTGTGACTGACGGTGGCGTCGCTGCCGGGGCTGACCCGCCGGATGAGCCTGGCGCAGCGCCCGATTCGTCATCCATCTGTTCATCCATCTGTTCGTCGCGCTCGTCCGCGGAGTCCGCCGTCTGGTCCTGCGCGGCCTGCACAATCCCCACCACACCCTGCGCGATACCCGCTGCCACCTGCGCCAGGCCGCCGACCGGTATGCCGGGAAGCTGCGCGCCACCCTGAGCGGTCGGGTCGCCGGACTGCTGTGCGAGAGGGCCACCGAG from Mycolicibacterium phlei harbors:
- a CDS encoding putative adhesin, producing MPSATGGGGVAGIRIEVDPRLLIGAGESMTSLGKQFDALMGALGPMLSSGITSGWDPAGLNMALEYGDLTQTFSDAVAAGANSFKFVGIKLQVTGHNYANADAVSTIGGGGATGGVTDDVSETTPVEARHSPNAGIVAPPPTFGVLLPFLGPFAWPTGNPPMLRLTAAQWRNLATGFSALSNLVKGAKTAVSTQRIPERDQILQALDDLADGAADLSTMAQDIATKLEEFAQNVQDTQDAVRRLLDRLTSAGGIIDTVKGIFTGEGLDIIKEVARDVREVLENSQRQVKGLVGLLEQLKDTLNDTVTKFQKWADRNLRELLGDQVGGAISDFIKFRTDVATGVLNGVINTVAGTVAFADLDTWKGIGETALSVIRDPTLIDDVGREVLKEFVAWDQWTGDNPGRGLGEAGFNVASLFAPGGPLAKGGTVAKGITKARKVFGKSDTPSFDLPTGRQGADPDRTVTGTRVPDVPESPQNRIPDSVVDFNPPHRTDDPSHQGGTQTPVRPPDPPAPRPDNPGASGPVGGGDGPPPDPPQRPVGPGDPGPTHSTSPPVGDSVTRGNPADAAAPPRIDHIPERAADPAMPAAPHERLGAAEHSVSQPVHDPVGEKAHTPTQSPTPHGGAAVADNPAPPVADAPAPPAEHHRPATDDGYQRPTHSGTTESSPASERNSAPGREAQPPAMAPMMASTMGGPVAPPAPHTPGVVHGGGESHSPAARSTAPDMSTRSPEQRTTHPGAAGPAPGSTPAVPTQQSTVPRAVTDPGDAGRQLAPRGESAQTDSVRDVDRDLSSRTGDFEYNPRLDENGHYVPGRLPSYQELLHLTRTEPDTAHYWSGRDANGVGVGPSGSGIAERIAENNGGTTLEMLLERNGVSPLPAWNRHDPESVRFWEDASAAYAQNARGNVTAVIGVDLRPGNIWQTVEIPRLVENPAVNRIIQIDPDTGGTTELFARPPSETHVTQPARDGSRDTADGRDLDTRADDHHTRAHDEHQPPRSDGRTEDAIGSDNRYKLSGHGDYFAENKTFRVPEGTSLTVYAEHGSQISNSLGNLIESGGDTSRVFKKTYYPGEEMPNYTLFPPADLTLSGTPRTVDRPTTLSELLKPNMGAVDFAACLGYWDHRVFDVHGIYHRDTKEFLHKYPWPEVDDDDNDW
- a CDS encoding WXG100 family type VII secretion target, with protein sequence MPSSNSGAPLVVDFQQMQDAIAHMASFGREVTSALEHIDRTMASLQQSWHGDAADAQAQAQAQWREGAEQMREALSQLQKVAQTARSNYTDAVAKNAEMWAG
- a CDS encoding tetratricopeptide repeat protein, producing MTSPPLPDHPDALIGHAQAMLERNDFHGAAMAAHAALARVPGSEHAQRIYAFALNGQGRTAEALQVAWRSVTEHPQVYLAHHAYARLLLSAGQPQQALTAANEALRLNPAAADNWVLRGDVYRALNWWDPAEADYREALRLQPDNAAALNNLAANRLQRGGTRGVIDGFVGAGRLDPEAAEVAHYNIGAALTKWLRLANTCVIFLFVAAGVTAVLHDEGKPTVIPRIIAGLIAVVFAAVLVWIVRRVPWPTLRAVVGQRKMLAARMLFLVLAVVAGLGISVFGPSTVASALTVLLLPGVIVMTLIRWFTPY